The following are from one region of the Magallana gigas chromosome 4, xbMagGiga1.1, whole genome shotgun sequence genome:
- the LOC117682567 gene encoding uncharacterized protein: protein MSDIDCGSCDCGNCDCGDCDCGDCDCGDCDCGDVCITVLIVLTVYVALPIVVKIVNVWDSTVAVETDQAAIVVNVTDVALTRVGMMLVITSRLIGGFVSSVTLVTDVASNADEHSPRMYT from the exons ATGAGTGACATTGATTGTGGAAGTTGTGACTGCGGTAACTGTGACTGCGGCGACTGTGACTGCGGTGACTGTGATTGCGGCGACTGTGATTGCGGCGACGTATGTATCACTGTATTGATTGTATTGACTGTGTATGTTGCTCTGCCGATTGTTGTAAAGATTGTAAATGTGTGGGATTCCACGGTTGCTGTGGAGACGGATCAGGCTGCCATTGTTGTGAATGTAACG GATGTTGCTCTGACGAGGGTGGGGATGATGTTGGTCATCACTTCGCGTCTTATTGGTGGCTTTGTTTCCTCGGTGACTCTTGTGACGGATGTTGCAAGCAACGCAGACGAACACAGTCCCCGGATGTATACGTAG